The following proteins are co-located in the Campylobacter concisus genome:
- the flgB gene encoding flagellar basal body rod protein FlgB, which produces MFVLDKSKSSPLVESALAGRELRQKLISGNLANVDTPFYKARDIRFEDALKERANEIYNVSESKKLNLAKTNEAHMAAVDFPKSDTAQIFLRDGHMARNDANTVDLDVETTEMGKNTVMINALDNAYKAQSNIFKSVIDASAKN; this is translated from the coding sequence ATGTTTGTTTTAGATAAATCAAAATCTAGCCCACTTGTTGAATCAGCTCTTGCAGGCAGAGAACTACGCCAAAAACTAATCTCTGGCAATCTTGCAAACGTTGATACACCATTTTATAAAGCTAGAGATATAAGATTTGAAGATGCTTTAAAAGAAAGAGCGAATGAAATTTATAACGTTTCAGAGAGCAAAAAACTAAATTTAGCTAAAACAAACGAAGCGCATATGGCTGCAGTTGATTTTCCAAAAAGCGACACAGCTCAAATTTTCTTGCGTGATGGTCATATGGCTAGAAATGACGCAAATACAGTCGACCTTGACGTGGAAACAACAGAAATGGGCAAAAATACAGTTATGATAAACGCCCTTGATAACGCCTACAAGGCTCAAAGCAATATCTTTAAAAGCGTAATAGACGCAAGTGCTAAGAACTAG
- the flgC gene encoding flagellar basal body rod protein FlgC codes for MSYLNDFDISGYGLSAQRFRMNVISSNIANAQTTRTAEGGPYRRQEVIFKEMNFDKILNDQLKSSQSLLEYENPLDDPSSPRNAHPTLTSVIVDKVVRDDKDFQLKYDPSHPDANANGYVAFPNINPVIEMSDLLEATRAYQANVAAFQNAKTIAQSAISLISGQA; via the coding sequence ATGTCATACTTAAATGATTTTGATATTAGTGGATACGGACTAAGTGCACAACGCTTCAGGATGAACGTCATCAGCTCAAACATAGCAAATGCTCAAACCACAAGAACAGCTGAAGGTGGCCCTTATAGAAGGCAAGAGGTCATCTTTAAAGAGATGAACTTTGATAAAATTTTAAACGATCAGCTTAAAAGCTCACAAAGTCTACTCGAGTATGAAAATCCACTCGACGACCCAAGCTCACCAAGAAACGCTCACCCTACCCTAACTAGCGTGATCGTGGATAAAGTGGTGCGTGACGATAAGGACTTTCAGCTAAAATATGACCCAAGTCATCCAGACGCAAATGCAAATGGCTACGTCGCATTTCCAAATATAAATCCGGTCATTGAGATGTCTGACCTGCTTGAAGCAACAAGGGCATACCAAGCAAACGTGGCAGCCTTTCAAAACGCAAAAACAATAGCACAAAGTGCGATATCACTTATTTCAGGACAAGCATAA
- the fliE gene encoding flagellar hook-basal body complex protein FliE — protein sequence MINSINLDKINKNENSNKIAKAGEEGGFENALNDSLKELNKVQINADKAIADLATGEVKDLHQAAIAIGKAETSMKLMLEIRNKALSAYKEISRTQI from the coding sequence ATGATAAATAGTATAAATTTAGACAAAATAAATAAAAATGAAAATTCAAATAAAATAGCAAAAGCAGGCGAAGAAGGCGGCTTTGAAAATGCCCTAAACGACTCTTTAAAAGAGCTAAATAAAGTCCAAATCAATGCAGATAAAGCCATAGCCGATCTTGCAACTGGCGAGGTAAAAGATCTTCACCAAGCTGCTATTGCGATAGGCAAAGCAGAGACTAGCATGAAGCTTATGCTAGAAATTCGCAACAAAGCACTAAGTGCTTATAAAGAAATTTCTAGAACACAAATTTAA
- a CDS encoding peptidoglycan D,D-transpeptidase FtsI family protein produces the protein MNSRKSKITILFLLITFGISIFVLVIFYRASIERKLPRLQTSDINTAIRGNIITKDGFSISSSQKLYKVMLDTRNIDPNKKEMFIKLYSLYSGDDPNKVRKIINGTKGIVTLSYSIDAKGATYLQELSRKLNRKSILVSYLDPKTGLASFQGMRVMESGQNRKFMSKDALTPAIGYVSKTESDALTKSKGVKGLERYYEDYLAPIQNAKILGPRDIGNNIILTSDSNLATRVDGYNAVLSIPLKFQTKLEQILDEKREFLDAKELVICIMNSKNGEILALASSSRYDPSNIRKQDYSALNSTVSEYAYEVGSVFKPFIFSILLQEKKVNPFELVNTYNGRYQLGKRIIKDTHPEPFMSAEDIIVHSSNIGMIQLVERLNGPQIYQGLLNFGFSRKTGIDLPYEQVGMMPTVTKLNSSTYKATVSYGYGLQATFMQLLKAYNTFNNKGIEVTPHMVAYLERNGKRYDLPKSEPAQVISQETAKIMKRILIKTVEKGTGLKAFTPGLEIGGKTGTAHIASGSGGYSNTYNGSFFGFVNDTRGNSYTIGVLARDPKRPYYYFGAQSALPMFKKAVDLMVEDGYLFPDANVIAEFEAKKDKLKNDKAKQKPALD, from the coding sequence ATGAATTCCAGAAAATCAAAAATAACCATACTTTTTTTATTAATTACTTTTGGAATTTCAATATTTGTACTTGTTATATTTTATAGGGCAAGTATCGAGCGAAAGCTTCCTAGACTTCAAACAAGCGATATAAATACGGCAATTCGTGGCAATATAATCACAAAAGATGGCTTTAGCATCTCTTCAAGCCAAAAGCTCTACAAAGTGATGCTTGATACTAGAAACATCGATCCTAATAAAAAAGAGATGTTTATCAAACTATATTCGCTTTACAGCGGCGACGATCCAAACAAAGTAAGAAAGATCATAAATGGTACAAAAGGTATTGTTACACTTTCATATAGCATTGATGCAAAGGGCGCTACCTACCTTCAAGAGCTCTCAAGAAAGCTAAATCGTAAAAGTATCTTGGTTTCATACCTTGACCCAAAAACAGGTCTTGCTTCGTTTCAGGGCATGAGAGTAATGGAGAGTGGCCAAAATCGTAAATTTATGTCAAAAGATGCTCTTACGCCAGCTATTGGCTACGTGAGCAAAACTGAAAGTGACGCACTTACAAAAAGTAAAGGCGTAAAAGGTCTTGAGAGATATTATGAAGATTATTTAGCTCCTATACAAAATGCAAAGATTTTAGGGCCTCGCGATATTGGAAATAATATTATTTTAACAAGTGACTCAAATTTAGCAACAAGAGTAGATGGCTACAATGCGGTGCTCTCTATACCATTAAAATTTCAAACTAAACTAGAGCAAATTTTAGATGAAAAGCGTGAATTTCTAGATGCAAAAGAGTTAGTTATATGCATAATGAATAGCAAAAATGGAGAAATTTTAGCCCTAGCTTCTAGCTCAAGGTATGATCCTTCAAATATAAGAAAGCAAGATTATAGCGCTCTAAATTCGACCGTTAGCGAATATGCTTATGAAGTTGGCTCAGTTTTTAAACCATTTATATTTTCTATCTTACTTCAAGAGAAGAAAGTAAATCCATTCGAGCTTGTAAATACCTATAATGGCCGATACCAACTTGGCAAAAGGATAATCAAAGATACCCATCCGGAGCCTTTTATGAGTGCTGAAGACATCATTGTGCACAGCTCAAACATTGGCATGATTCAGCTTGTTGAACGTTTAAATGGGCCACAAATTTATCAAGGACTTTTAAATTTTGGCTTTTCAAGAAAGACTGGCATAGATCTACCTTACGAGCAAGTAGGTATGATGCCAACAGTTACAAAGCTAAACTCATCGACATATAAGGCGACTGTGAGCTACGGATACGGCTTGCAAGCTACATTTATGCAGCTTTTAAAAGCCTATAATACATTTAATAATAAAGGCATTGAAGTTACTCCTCACATGGTTGCCTACTTAGAGAGAAATGGAAAAAGATACGATTTGCCAAAGTCCGAGCCAGCTCAAGTTATATCACAAGAGACCGCAAAGATAATGAAGAGAATTTTAATAAAAACGGTTGAGAAAGGTACTGGACTGAAAGCCTTTACGCCAGGACTTGAGATAGGTGGCAAGACTGGAACTGCACACATTGCCTCAGGTAGTGGTGGATACAGCAATACCTACAATGGCTCATTTTTTGGCTTTGTAAATGACACAAGAGGCAATAGCTACACAATAGGCGTTTTAGCAAGGGATCCTAAAAGACCTTACTACTACTTCGGTGCTCAAAGTGCCTTGCCTATGTTTAAAAAAGCAGTTGATCTGATGGTTGAGGATGGATATTTATTTCCTGATGCAAATGTAATAGCTGAGTTTGAAGCCAAAAAAGATAAGCTTAAAAATGATAAGGCAAAACAAAAACCTGCTTTGGACTAA
- a CDS encoding fatty-acid--CoA ligase produces MLIYILLGNRDYSTETKELALEKEEITIEKLEKLAGDNSLSKNELFELIQIFVGNFSIPTKNNQVMPKEANNYINFIILICSHKNSDAKLISFLDKEAKKKNPSYIVEIEESEKIGIENRKNRR; encoded by the coding sequence GTGTTAATCTATATACTTTTAGGAAATAGGGATTATAGCACCGAAACAAAGGAACTTGCATTAGAAAAAGAAGAGATAACGATCGAAAAGCTTGAAAAGCTTGCAGGTGATAATAGTTTAAGTAAAAACGAGCTTTTCGAACTTATTCAAATTTTTGTAGGAAATTTTAGTATACCAACTAAGAATAACCAAGTCATGCCAAAAGAAGCAAATAACTATATAAATTTCATAATTTTAATCTGCTCTCATAAAAATTCTGATGCGAAGCTCATTAGTTTTTTAGACAAAGAGGCTAAAAAGAAAAATCCAAGCTATATTGTCGAGATAGAAGAGAGTGAGAAAATCGGCATAGAAAATCGCAAAAATCGTAGATAA
- the ccsA gene encoding cytochrome c biogenesis protein CcsA: MLNPKSLFLSMGSAIVLMIIFAIASGAATIIESKTSTEAAWYYVYGASWFALIQLLLGINLTYNIFRYNLIDPKKLPSLIFHLGFIVILIGAGITRYLGFEADMHIREKTQSNIVTTKISYLNLTALNDNGEEINAALPLGLSDAKKGFDLKLKIADNEANLKFKEFVPNASYKFVDDKNGQPVVEFVVSNESESEEIFLLEEEEARVADISFIFNAKPDKSKKYVLFKLVDGNFTVTSNTDLSKFTMSDSSKTELKAGSVNDFGMGSLYTISNINFAPRLVSANASRKLVSTKDSEFNALIAELNYKGESKEMHIFYNLTEPSRLAVAGQKFNASWGAQQVKLPFSLYLKDFELKRYPGSNSPMSYSSEVIVKDDTNISGLDYKIYMNHVLDYDGYRFFQSSYDTDEKGTILSVNKDPGKIPTYIGYFLLGLGFVLNVVNPGSRFRKLAKLIDNESTKGGKKVVAIIAIMLLSLNFSSLKAEDFLPNISKEHTQKLSRLIVQSSDGRMKPFDTLSKEILNKIHRSESINSLNSNQAMLSIMVTPDFWRSEKIISLGQSKELKKELGIDENAKYASFNDFFRATKDGGSEYKLTKFAEIANRKHPGSRNTFDKDVIKIDERLNVFYMIFIGEIFKIFPKQDDPSNSWYSPASAMMYFPPKEADLVINMMREYFAAVDAATKDNDWSKADATLDKISAYQQKYGFAVMPSEEKINIEILFNKIQIFERLTPVYLLAGLALLFFVFVKMLAPKVQINGIVRVVYIVNLLAFLAHTVGLGLRWYIAEHAPWSNAYESMVYISWALGFSGIVFAKRSPIALALTSILAGVTLFVAHLSWMDPQITTLVPVLQSYWLTIHVSVITASYGFLGLCALLGGFTLLLIILQNKKKPNPEISRNILEATRINEMAMILGLSLLTLGNFLGGVWANESWGRYWGWDSKETWALVSILVYAAVLHIRFIPKLNNQYAFAVASFFAYWSIIMTYFGVNFYLAGMHSYAAGDPLPVPDFIWISIVIMVLMSVLAFTKRSLCSRL; encoded by the coding sequence ATGTTAAATCCAAAATCATTATTTTTAAGTATGGGCTCAGCTATCGTTTTGATGATAATCTTTGCCATAGCTAGCGGAGCCGCTACAATAATAGAAAGTAAAACTAGCACAGAAGCTGCATGGTACTATGTTTATGGTGCCAGCTGGTTTGCGCTAATTCAACTACTTCTTGGTATAAATTTGACCTATAATATCTTTAGATACAACTTAATCGATCCCAAAAAACTTCCTTCGCTTATCTTTCACCTTGGTTTTATCGTTATCTTAATCGGTGCTGGAATAACAAGATATCTTGGCTTTGAGGCTGATATGCATATAAGAGAGAAAACTCAGTCAAATATCGTTACGACAAAAATATCCTATTTAAATTTAACCGCATTAAACGATAATGGAGAAGAGATAAACGCTGCTTTGCCGTTAGGACTTTCTGATGCAAAAAAAGGTTTTGATCTAAAGCTAAAAATAGCAGATAATGAAGCTAATTTAAAATTTAAAGAATTTGTGCCAAATGCAAGTTATAAGTTTGTGGATGATAAAAATGGGCAACCAGTAGTGGAATTTGTGGTTTCAAACGAGAGTGAAAGTGAAGAAATCTTCTTGTTAGAAGAAGAGGAAGCAAGAGTTGCAGATATTAGTTTTATCTTTAATGCTAAGCCAGACAAGAGTAAAAAATATGTGCTTTTTAAATTAGTGGACGGAAATTTCACAGTTACTTCAAATACTGATCTTTCAAAATTTACAATGAGTGATAGTTCAAAAACTGAGTTAAAAGCTGGTAGTGTAAATGATTTTGGCATGGGCAGTCTTTATACTATTTCAAATATAAATTTTGCTCCAAGATTAGTTTCAGCTAATGCTTCAAGAAAGCTAGTTAGCACAAAAGATAGCGAATTTAACGCCTTGATAGCTGAATTAAATTATAAAGGCGAGAGTAAAGAGATGCATATTTTTTATAACCTAACAGAACCTTCACGCTTGGCTGTAGCTGGACAAAAATTTAACGCTTCATGGGGCGCACAGCAAGTTAAACTTCCGTTTAGCTTATACTTAAAAGACTTTGAGCTTAAAAGATATCCCGGCTCAAATTCGCCTATGAGTTATTCAAGTGAAGTTATTGTAAAAGACGATACAAACATATCGGGGCTTGACTATAAAATTTATATGAATCATGTGCTTGACTATGATGGTTATAGATTTTTCCAAAGTTCATACGATACAGATGAAAAAGGAACGATTCTCTCTGTCAATAAAGATCCAGGCAAGATACCAACTTACATTGGCTACTTTTTACTTGGACTTGGCTTTGTGTTAAATGTTGTAAATCCTGGTAGTCGTTTTAGAAAGCTAGCTAAGTTAATAGATAATGAATCAACAAAAGGTGGTAAAAAGGTTGTTGCTATTATTGCCATTATGCTTTTAAGTTTAAATTTTAGCTCATTAAAGGCTGAAGACTTTTTGCCTAATATCAGCAAAGAGCACACACAAAAGCTTTCTAGACTTATTGTGCAAAGCTCAGATGGTAGAATGAAGCCATTTGACACTCTTAGTAAAGAAATTTTAAATAAAATACATAGAAGCGAGAGTATAAATAGCCTAAACTCGAATCAAGCCATGCTTTCAATAATGGTAACGCCTGATTTTTGGCGAAGTGAAAAAATTATCTCACTTGGACAAAGTAAGGAGCTAAAAAAAGAGCTTGGCATAGATGAAAATGCAAAATATGCAAGTTTTAATGATTTTTTTAGAGCCACAAAAGATGGTGGAAGTGAATATAAACTCACAAAATTTGCTGAAATTGCTAATCGTAAGCATCCTGGATCACGCAATACATTTGATAAAGATGTGATAAAGATCGACGAGAGATTGAATGTTTTTTATATGATATTTATTGGTGAAATTTTTAAAATTTTTCCAAAACAAGATGACCCATCAAACTCTTGGTATTCACCTGCTAGTGCAATGATGTATTTTCCGCCTAAGGAGGCCGATCTAGTCATTAATATGATGAGAGAGTATTTTGCAGCAGTTGATGCAGCAACAAAAGATAATGATTGGAGTAAGGCTGATGCCACACTTGATAAAATTTCAGCCTATCAGCAAAAGTACGGTTTTGCTGTAATGCCAAGTGAAGAAAAGATAAATATAGAAATTTTGTTTAATAAAATTCAAATTTTTGAACGATTGACGCCGGTTTATCTTTTGGCTGGCCTTGCACTTTTATTTTTTGTTTTTGTCAAAATGCTAGCTCCAAAAGTTCAGATAAATGGTATTGTAAGAGTTGTATACATTGTAAATTTACTAGCTTTTCTTGCTCATACTGTCGGACTTGGACTTCGTTGGTACATTGCTGAGCATGCGCCTTGGAGTAACGCTTATGAATCAATGGTCTATATCTCATGGGCTCTAGGATTTTCTGGTATCGTCTTTGCAAAACGTAGCCCTATCGCTCTTGCTCTTACGTCTATATTGGCTGGTGTTACATTGTTTGTTGCGCACCTTAGCTGGATGGATCCGCAGATCACTACACTTGTGCCAGTGCTTCAAAGCTACTGGCTAACAATACATGTTTCTGTCATTACTGCAAGTTATGGATTTTTAGGGCTTTGCGCGTTACTTGGTGGCTTTACACTATTGCTTATCATTTTACAAAATAAGAAAAAGCCAAATCCAGAAATTTCTCGCAATATCCTCGAAGCTACTCGTATAAATGAGATGGCTATGATACTAGGACTTAGTTTGCTTACTCTTGGAAATTTCCTGGGTGGTGTTTGGGCGAACGAGAGCTGGGGCAGATATTGGGGCTGGGACAGCAAGGAGACTTGGGCGCTAGTTTCGATACTTGTTTATGCCGCGGTTCTTCATATAAGATTTATTCCAAAACTAAACAACCAGTATGCATTTGCAGTGGCTTCATTTTTTGCTTATTGGTCGATTATTATGACTTATTTCGGCGTAAATTTTTATTTAGCTGGCATGCACTCGTATGCAGCTGGCGATCCATTGCCGGTGCCTGATTTTATCTGGATTAGTATCGTGATAATGGTACTTATGAGTGTTTTGGCATTTACAAAGCGATCACTTTGCTCAAGGCTTTAA
- a CDS encoding c-type cytochrome, whose translation MKSIKISFLACFLVANAFAASQVYYIEARGEFGKELAEMAKKQANDRNEKVNVYVDEDPRRYKDNRILKLGVDRKGRYSVSLGKELYEKQCASCHGENADKRPFGSTPLKNMDAKDIEDSIISYRSDSSFGGSGKNVMQNQAKILSNNDLGAILAYLKGKDAFAEQDTNENKPVSTQTKQGSYLR comes from the coding sequence ATGAAAAGTATTAAAATTTCTTTTTTGGCGTGTTTTTTGGTGGCAAATGCCTTTGCAGCTTCACAAGTCTACTATATAGAAGCTCGTGGTGAGTTTGGTAAAGAACTTGCTGAAATGGCAAAAAAGCAGGCTAATGATAGAAATGAAAAAGTAAATGTCTATGTTGATGAAGATCCAAGACGCTATAAAGATAATAGAATTTTAAAATTGGGCGTTGATAGAAAGGGTAGATATAGTGTTTCTTTAGGTAAGGAGCTTTATGAAAAGCAATGTGCTAGCTGTCATGGCGAGAATGCTGATAAAAGGCCATTTGGTTCAACACCTCTAAAAAATATGGATGCTAAAGATATTGAAGATAGCATCATCTCTTATAGAAGTGACTCAAGTTTTGGCGGAAGCGGCAAAAATGTAATGCAAAACCAAGCTAAAATTCTTTCAAATAATGATCTTGGCGCGATTCTCGCCTATCTAAAAGGTAAAGATGCATTTGCTGAACAAGACACAAATGAGAATAAGCCGGTCTCTACTCAAACAAAGCAAGGCAGTTATTTAAGATAA
- a CDS encoding OprD family outer membrane porin: MKLTKISLATLVALGAFSSVASATPLEEAIKNVDLSGFARYRYTNDKKHGEFSNTKSESGSLAGHQFKAVANFKAAIDDNFFGVIGLRYNATDNSGDNTQGDQGSRGTGTDKTNTTDPFKVHQFYLGYKAGNTTITAGKQEIGSFFTDDAIATGVRVVNEDIEGLTLTALAFDAIEGDSVESDGDLYVNTGYLNIYDVGNLYAAGIAGSYDPINFQLWYASLTNLADLLAADVSANFAINDDVSLGGRVNYINTTVDKSAKAHLSKGIDESNGVANYNDGNFYAGELTASLFGFDLRAGYMGWKVDNKGVTSFALEDKGSLIDVGELTLDPTWADGKANLVYGTAGYTFDKFTVGVDYIKGHIKHAAAPGKNGKEKVEEVTPRFAYEYSKKLTFSSYYAFKTSKFADEAKNKEDQFRFEAKYSF, from the coding sequence ATGAAACTAACAAAAATTAGTTTAGCCACTTTGGTTGCTTTAGGTGCATTTTCAAGCGTAGCAAGTGCTACTCCACTTGAAGAAGCTATAAAAAATGTAGATCTTTCAGGATTTGCAAGATATAGATATACAAATGATAAAAAACACGGTGAGTTTTCTAATACAAAATCAGAGTCTGGCTCATTAGCTGGTCATCAATTTAAAGCAGTAGCAAATTTTAAAGCTGCAATTGATGATAACTTCTTTGGCGTTATTGGTTTAAGATATAACGCTACTGATAATTCTGGTGATAATACTCAAGGAGATCAAGGCTCTAGAGGCACTGGTACAGATAAAACTAATACAACTGATCCATTTAAAGTTCATCAGTTCTATCTTGGCTATAAAGCTGGAAACACTACTATAACAGCTGGTAAACAAGAGATTGGCTCGTTCTTTACAGATGATGCTATCGCTACTGGTGTAAGAGTAGTAAATGAAGATATTGAAGGACTAACACTTACTGCTTTAGCTTTTGATGCAATTGAGGGTGATAGTGTTGAGAGTGATGGAGATCTATATGTAAATACTGGTTACTTAAATATTTATGATGTTGGTAATCTATATGCTGCTGGTATCGCTGGTTCATACGATCCTATCAATTTCCAACTATGGTATGCTAGCCTAACAAATCTAGCTGATCTACTTGCAGCTGATGTTTCAGCAAATTTTGCTATTAATGATGATGTTAGCTTAGGTGGTAGAGTTAACTATATAAATACTACTGTAGATAAAAGTGCAAAAGCACATCTTTCTAAAGGTATAGATGAATCTAATGGCGTTGCAAACTATAATGATGGTAACTTCTATGCTGGCGAACTTACAGCTTCACTATTTGGTTTTGATTTGAGAGCTGGTTATATGGGTTGGAAAGTTGATAATAAAGGTGTAACATCATTTGCTCTTGAAGATAAAGGTAGTCTAATAGATGTTGGTGAGCTTACACTTGATCCAACTTGGGCTGATGGAAAAGCAAACCTAGTATATGGAACAGCTGGATATACATTTGATAAATTTACAGTTGGTGTTGATTACATAAAAGGCCACATTAAACACGCTGCAGCTCCTGGCAAAAATGGCAAAGAAAAAGTTGAAGAGGTTACCCCAAGATTTGCATATGAATATAGCAAAAAGCTAACATTTAGCTCATACTATGCATTCAAAACTTCAAAATTTGCTGATGAGGCTAAAAACAAAGAAGATCAATTCAGATTTGAGGCTAAATACTCATTCTAA
- a CDS encoding hydrogenase-4 component G: protein MKISQIANSYNSSSIKENVKSEISLHRDEKNISKKESEITNLTAKDISNSYFLQYQKEIVKSSSSNLLAQGGLSFNAPKNLSEILSGLDLASIGYNGKSLNELSSDEANDLISENGFFGIANTADRIASFVLNGAGDDVEKLKAGREGVAKGFEDAKKIWGGELPEISQKTIEKTLETLDKKIAELGGNVLNVSA from the coding sequence ATGAAAATTTCTCAAATCGCAAACTCATATAATAGTTCAAGTATAAAAGAAAATGTAAAATCAGAAATTTCGCTTCATAGAGATGAAAAGAATATCTCTAAAAAAGAGTCTGAAATTACAAATTTAACAGCCAAAGATATTTCAAATAGCTACTTTTTGCAGTATCAAAAAGAGATCGTTAAAAGTAGTAGTTCAAATTTATTAGCTCAAGGTGGCTTAAGCTTTAATGCGCCTAAAAATTTATCAGAAATTTTATCAGGACTTGATCTTGCAAGTATCGGCTATAACGGTAAATCTTTAAACGAGCTAAGTAGTGACGAGGCAAATGATCTTATTAGCGAGAATGGATTTTTTGGTATCGCAAATACGGCTGATAGGATAGCTAGCTTTGTGCTAAATGGTGCAGGCGATGACGTGGAAAAACTAAAAGCTGGTAGAGAGGGTGTGGCAAAGGGTTTTGAGGATGCGAAGAAAATTTGGGGAGGTGAGCTTCCTGAAATTTCACAAAAGACTATTGAAAAGACCCTTGAGACACTTGATAAAAAGATCGCCGAGCTTGGCGGTAACGTTTTAAATGTTTCAGCTTAA
- a CDS encoding Dps family protein, with amino-acid sequence MSKVILQLNVIQADANALYIKFHDLHWNVKGIQFFSVHEYTEKAYEDMSEIFDDAAERALMLSGRPIVKAEELAKVTHIKHEPKEIYTPTEVLEIVLADYKHLLGEFKKLDELAEGDTTTQMYAQDQIAKFEKAIWMLNATLSK; translated from the coding sequence ATGTCAAAAGTTATTTTACAGTTAAATGTTATTCAGGCTGATGCAAATGCACTTTATATTAAATTTCACGACCTTCACTGGAATGTAAAAGGTATTCAATTTTTTAGCGTTCATGAATACACAGAAAAAGCTTATGAAGATATGAGTGAGATATTTGACGATGCAGCTGAGAGAGCTCTTATGCTTAGTGGCAGACCTATCGTCAAGGCTGAGGAGCTAGCAAAAGTTACTCATATCAAACACGAGCCAAAAGAAATTTACACTCCAACTGAGGTTTTAGAGATTGTCTTGGCTGATTATAAACACCTTTTAGGCGAGTTTAAAAAGCTTGACGAGCTTGCAGAAGGTGATACAACAACTCAAATGTATGCACAAGATCAAATCGCAAAATTTGAAAAAGCGATCTGGATGCTAAACGCAACACTTAGCAAATAA
- a CDS encoding rhodanese-like domain-containing protein, with the protein MKKFLLLGAVCCMLSADVKTVNISPDEIKKYDQIIDIRTPSEWQETGVIAGAKTITFNPNDKSAFLEELSKAVDVKKPIALVCRSGRRSTAAAAAIDSSDLKIINLDGGMSSLIEQGYKTTPYKK; encoded by the coding sequence ATGAAAAAATTTTTACTTTTAGGAGCTGTTTGTTGTATGTTGTCAGCTGATGTTAAAACTGTTAATATAAGCCCAGATGAGATCAAAAAATATGATCAGATTATCGATATAAGAACTCCATCTGAGTGGCAAGAGACTGGCGTTATCGCAGGTGCAAAGACTATAACTTTTAATCCAAACGATAAGAGTGCATTTTTAGAGGAGCTTTCAAAGGCAGTTGATGTCAAAAAACCTATTGCTCTTGTTTGTAGAAGTGGCAGAAGAAGCACAGCAGCAGCCGCAGCGATAGATAGCTCGGATCTTAAGATAATAAATTTAGATGGAGGTATGAGTAGCTTGATCGAGCAAGGCTATAAAACTACGCCTTATAAAAAATAG